The following proteins come from a genomic window of Bradysia coprophila strain Holo2 unplaced genomic scaffold, BU_Bcop_v1 contig_138, whole genome shotgun sequence:
- the LOC119073566 gene encoding zinc metalloproteinase nas-26-like → MKFLIFIFLYWNLEIHNVNAYNFTCSSELPKSTQRNFGTWGKWPNAIVKYEFHSSLTSADIAEVNKAFNVYHTKTCVRFQKRASGEAAYVSIENEPSVCGLAHVCRGGGYQFAQFGGSCRNAGVMVHELGHSLCFGHEQSREDRDNYLNYPCGDAGGKDMGFDINLFYDYKSAMHYGCNDCMRPKMADVSTSMCGGDFSVLDAEKVNAFYDCPGCLGYRFRSVLKITAAEKADLLVARDTGEFLYVCRAYQNGDIIPGTGNINSGKCYVSIHALEHVHTNGEFLTKGKSGTRLVWSQKPSNNVIPSNAVAGGRSRMGETLYIARANVVSGGRSSVVVGKVHAGRPDVAFLPFDGKEHEIYSFEFLVCN, encoded by the exons atgaaatttttaatttttattttcctttactGGAACCTCGAAATACACAACGTTAACGCATACAATTTCACTTGTTCGTCTGAACTACCAAAATCAA CGCAAAGAAATTTTGGTACATGGGGCAAGTGGCCGAATGCAATCGTCAAATATGAATTTCATTCGAGTTTAACATCTGCTGATATTGCCGAAGTGAataaagcctttaatgtgtaTCATACAAAAACCTGTGTTCGTTTCCAAAAGCGTGCGAGTGGCGAAGCTGCTTACGTAAGCATTGAGAACGAGCCGTCAGTGTGTGGTCTGGCTCATGTCTGCAGAGGTGGAGGCTATCAATTCGCTCAATTTGGTGGAAGTTGCAGAAATGCAGGTGTAATGGTTCACGAATTGGGACACTCTTTGTGCTTTGGTCATGAACAATCTAGAGAAGACAGGGACAACTATTTGAATTATCCCTGTGGTGATGCTGGCGGAAAAGACATGGGCTTTgacataaatttgttttacgaTTACAAGAGTGCAATGCATTACGGATGTAATGATTGCATGCGACCTAAAATGGCTGATGTTTCCACATCGATGTGCGGCGGTGATTTCAGCGTATTGGATGCTGAAAAAGTGAACGCATTTTACGATTGCCCAG GATGCCTCGGCTACCGTTTTCGATCCGTGTTGAAGATAACAGCTGCAGAAAAAGCAGATTTATTAGTTGCTAGAGATACTGGTGAATTTCTCTACGTGTGCAGAGCTTATCAAAATGGTGACATTATACCTGGTACGGGTAATATTAATAGCGGCAAGTGCTACGTTTCCATACACGCACTAGAGCATGTTCACACCAACGGAGAATTTCTGACGAAAGGCAAATCTGGAACACGGCTTGTTTGGTCACAAAAACCGTCGAATAACGTAATCCCGAGTAATGCAGTCGCTGGTGGTAGAAGTCGAATGGGCGAAACACTGTATATTGCCCGTGCGAATGTTGTTTCTGGCGGAAGATCATCTGTGGTCGTTGGAAAAGTTCACGCTGGTAGACCTGATGTCGCTTTCTTGCCATTTGATGGTAAGGAAcatgaaatttattcatttgagTTTCTGGTATGCAATTGA